A part of Leifsonia xyli subsp. xyli str. CTCB07 genomic DNA contains:
- a CDS encoding DUF4193 domain-containing protein: MATDYDAPRKTEDDSESIEALKERVPDKMSGVVDIEDADNPGGYELPGADLSDLDLDVVVLPPQADEFTCVNCFLVKHRSQIDHETKLGPICVECAA, from the coding sequence ATGGCAACGGATTACGACGCACCGCGGAAGACCGAGGACGACTCCGAGTCGATCGAGGCCCTCAAGGAGCGAGTTCCGGATAAAATGTCCGGGGTTGTCGACATTGAGGACGCGGACAACCCGGGCGGATACGAACTCCCCGGTGCGGACCTGTCGGATCTCGACCTGGACGTCGTGGTTTTGCCTCCTCAGGCCGACGAGTTCACCTGCGTGAACTGCTTCCTGGTGAAGCACCGTTCGCAGATCGACCACGAAACCAAGCTGGGGCCGATTTGCGTGGAGTGCGCCGCCTGA
- a CDS encoding DUF3710 domain-containing protein: MTDSSDTPGEPETPDEAEKSAPEDRATEGPLDESEANPVRPYVDLGGVKILPREGLHLRLEVEEESQRVVAVGLDYANSTLQVQPFAAPRSTGLWHEIRGQITDQVQRQGGRVSERQGVFGSELIAEIPVAAPQGARGETRIARFVGVDGPRWFLRGVIAGDAAVKTAAAALVEDLFRSIVVVRGATPMPPRDLIPLRMPAAPTGPADNGYTTL, translated from the coding sequence TTGACCGACAGCAGCGACACCCCCGGCGAGCCGGAAACGCCCGACGAAGCGGAGAAGTCCGCCCCCGAGGACCGCGCGACCGAGGGGCCGCTCGATGAGAGCGAAGCCAATCCGGTTCGTCCCTACGTTGACCTGGGCGGGGTGAAGATCCTGCCGCGGGAGGGCCTTCACCTCCGGCTGGAGGTCGAAGAGGAATCCCAGCGCGTCGTCGCGGTCGGTCTCGACTACGCGAACTCGACGTTGCAAGTTCAGCCGTTCGCGGCACCGCGTTCGACCGGTCTGTGGCATGAGATCCGGGGGCAGATCACCGATCAGGTGCAGCGCCAGGGCGGTCGCGTGAGCGAGCGCCAGGGCGTGTTCGGGTCGGAGCTCATCGCGGAGATCCCGGTTGCCGCCCCGCAGGGCGCCCGGGGAGAGACCCGGATCGCGCGCTTCGTAGGCGTGGACGGGCCGCGCTGGTTCCTCCGTGGCGTGATCGCGGGCGACGCGGCTGTGAAAACGGCGGCGGCCGCGCTCGTCGAAGATCTGTTCCGTAGCATCGTCGTCGTCCGCGGTGCGACGCCGATGCCTCCCCGCGATCTCATCCCGCTCCGTATGCCGGCGGCGCCCACCGGCCCCGCGGACAACGGCTACACGACCCTCTGA
- the sepH gene encoding septation protein SepH: protein MQDLKVIGVENGAIVAVGDDGERFRIAVDDTLQSKIRQVRQRASAESPKLSPREVQAQIRAGLSAEEVASVTGAPLDYVQRFEGPIVAEREHIVANALSVPVRTSAEVDALGDQDTFGSVIRERLAALGVVGERWAGWKDSETGWIVKLEFTVDQIDHDARWTYDARKHSLAPLNSEATTLSQAGELRTGALIPRLRAVLPDEDEPDTSRFDSGAFAFPASGVDPLSPEVAAPAEPLDAPHIGRASNAIAVSAIKRADETPRDLHQTADLLEALRRRRGEREGASYDNPPEPQPSLLDDLIPSPAPLRIAEEPNALTDGTGFPPAAGTAETSASQTGPVGRKKGRAAMPSWDEIVFGARTDDDLA from the coding sequence ATGCAGGATTTGAAGGTCATCGGGGTCGAGAACGGTGCGATCGTCGCCGTCGGCGACGACGGTGAGCGGTTCCGCATCGCCGTCGACGACACCCTGCAATCCAAGATCCGTCAGGTGCGCCAGCGGGCGTCTGCGGAATCGCCAAAGCTCTCCCCCCGCGAAGTGCAGGCGCAGATCCGCGCAGGCCTGTCCGCGGAGGAGGTCGCCTCTGTCACTGGTGCGCCGCTCGACTACGTGCAGCGCTTCGAAGGGCCCATCGTCGCCGAGCGCGAGCACATCGTGGCGAACGCCCTCAGCGTCCCCGTCCGCACCTCGGCGGAGGTGGACGCGCTCGGCGACCAGGACACGTTCGGCTCCGTCATCCGCGAGCGCCTGGCCGCCCTCGGGGTCGTGGGCGAACGCTGGGCGGGCTGGAAGGACTCCGAGACGGGCTGGATCGTGAAGCTCGAGTTCACCGTGGACCAGATCGACCACGACGCCCGCTGGACCTACGACGCCCGGAAACACTCTCTGGCTCCCCTGAACTCCGAGGCGACCACCCTGTCCCAGGCGGGCGAGCTGCGCACCGGGGCACTCATCCCCCGCCTGCGCGCCGTGCTCCCGGACGAAGACGAACCGGACACCTCCCGCTTCGACAGCGGGGCCTTCGCGTTCCCCGCATCCGGCGTCGACCCGCTGAGCCCAGAGGTCGCCGCGCCCGCCGAGCCGCTCGACGCCCCGCACATCGGGCGCGCCAGCAACGCGATCGCCGTCTCGGCCATCAAACGCGCCGACGAGACGCCGCGCGACCTTCACCAGACGGCGGACCTGCTGGAAGCCCTCCGCCGTCGCCGCGGCGAGCGCGAGGGAGCCAGCTACGACAACCCGCCCGAGCCGCAGCCATCGCTGCTGGACGATCTCATCCCCAGCCCGGCCCCGCTCCGCATCGCGGAGGAGCCGAACGCGCTGACGGACGGAACGGGGTTTCCTCCGGCGGCCGGGACCGCGGAGACGTCCGCGTCGCAGACCGGTCCGGTCGGGCGAAAGAAAGGACGCGCCGCGATGCCGAGCTGGGACGAGATCGTCTTCGGCGCGCGGACAGACGACGACCTGGCCTGA
- a CDS encoding alkaline phosphatase family protein: MPPILPAAFTTTASLATVLPSSLAALRGEQNALGLPRLEHVVVVLVDGLGAAALRARSGHARTLAAGLRKATTIDSGFPTTTAAALTTLTTGTTPGEHGMVGYRVRDDAGRLTNQLHGWDDRMDPAVWQRSRTVFERAAAEGIAGRAIGLPGYAASGFTAAVLRGAEFVGGRTMADRFEAASGILDRLGPGLTYLYVAELDQVAHTCGWESPEWTAQLETLDSLVSAFARRLGPEQGMLLTADHGIVDVPVSGHVLYDTAPELLAGVAQVAGEPRILHLYIVPGADPAAVAGRWREAEAGRSWVATRAEAIEAGWFGPVVHPEVELRIGEVLIAARKRIAYYDSRDSARTGRSMIGQHGSLTAEETRVPLLRFGAAG, translated from the coding sequence GTGCCCCCTATTCTACCGGCCGCCTTCACCACGACCGCGAGCCTCGCCACTGTTCTGCCGAGTTCCCTCGCGGCCCTGCGTGGCGAGCAGAACGCCCTTGGCCTTCCACGGCTGGAGCATGTCGTGGTGGTTCTGGTGGACGGGCTTGGCGCTGCGGCGCTCCGGGCCCGGTCCGGGCACGCCCGCACTCTCGCTGCCGGGCTCCGCAAGGCGACCACCATCGACTCCGGTTTCCCGACGACGACGGCGGCCGCGCTCACGACCCTGACGACGGGGACGACGCCAGGGGAGCACGGGATGGTCGGCTACCGCGTCCGCGACGACGCGGGCCGGCTGACCAACCAGCTGCACGGCTGGGACGACCGGATGGACCCGGCGGTCTGGCAGCGTTCGCGCACGGTCTTCGAGCGTGCGGCCGCCGAGGGGATCGCGGGACGGGCGATCGGGCTCCCCGGCTACGCCGCGTCGGGCTTCACCGCAGCCGTCCTGCGCGGCGCCGAGTTCGTCGGCGGCCGGACGATGGCCGATCGGTTCGAGGCGGCCTCCGGCATCCTGGACCGGCTGGGGCCGGGGCTCACCTATCTCTATGTCGCCGAACTGGACCAGGTCGCGCACACGTGCGGTTGGGAGTCCCCGGAGTGGACAGCGCAGCTGGAGACGCTGGACTCGCTCGTCAGCGCCTTCGCACGGCGGCTGGGGCCGGAACAGGGGATGCTGCTGACGGCCGATCATGGCATCGTCGACGTCCCCGTGAGCGGGCATGTGCTCTACGACACCGCGCCCGAACTGCTCGCGGGCGTCGCCCAGGTGGCGGGGGAGCCGCGGATTCTCCACCTTTACATCGTGCCCGGCGCCGACCCTGCCGCCGTCGCCGGGCGCTGGCGTGAGGCCGAGGCCGGCCGTTCGTGGGTCGCCACGCGCGCCGAGGCGATCGAGGCCGGCTGGTTCGGCCCGGTCGTGCATCCCGAGGTGGAGCTCCGGATCGGGGAGGTTCTGATCGCCGCCCGCAAACGGATCGCGTATTATGACTCCCGCGACTCCGCGCGGACGGGTCGCAGCATGATCGGCCAGCACGGCTCGCTCACCGCTGAGGAGACCCGGGTGCCGCTGCTGCGCTTCGGAGCGGCGGGGTAG
- a CDS encoding DUF3093 domain-containing protein: MDLYRERLWATPWLFVSTLLVVPAAMLVFAPINVTAGVVIALAFYAVIVSALLLSAPTIRVTETELVAGRARLPLKFAGVPEAFTGEQATLERGRRLDARAWLLIRGWIKPVVKVPLLDTDDPAPYWLLSTRNPDQLVRVLEEARQEP; encoded by the coding sequence ATGGACCTATACCGAGAACGACTCTGGGCAACCCCCTGGCTCTTCGTCTCAACCCTGCTCGTCGTACCCGCGGCGATGCTCGTCTTCGCTCCGATCAACGTCACCGCCGGCGTCGTGATCGCCCTCGCCTTCTACGCGGTCATCGTCTCCGCGCTGCTCCTTTCGGCGCCGACCATCCGGGTCACGGAGACCGAGCTGGTCGCCGGGCGCGCTCGCCTTCCGCTGAAATTCGCCGGCGTCCCCGAAGCGTTCACCGGCGAGCAGGCAACGCTGGAGCGCGGCCGGCGGCTCGATGCGCGGGCCTGGCTGCTCATCCGCGGCTGGATCAAGCCCGTCGTGAAGGTGCCGCTGCTGGACACGGACGACCCAGCGCCCTACTGGCTCCTCTCGACAAGAAACCCGGACCAGCTGGTCCGGGTTCTCGAAGAGGCCCGCCAGGAGCCGTAG
- the dut gene encoding dUTP diphosphatase, with translation MTDTVDIPIIAKRLPVYAHPGDAGADLCAAEAVTLEPGERHTVPTGVSIALPEGYAAFVVPRSGLAMKHGLTIVNAPGTVDAGYRGEIRVTVLNTDRSMPYDIAVGDRIAQLIVMPVTRAVFVPVDTLPDSHRGTAGFGSSGYTVTQAGEHA, from the coding sequence GTGACCGATACCGTTGACATTCCGATCATCGCGAAACGCCTCCCCGTCTACGCCCACCCCGGCGATGCGGGCGCCGACCTGTGCGCCGCGGAGGCGGTCACGCTGGAGCCCGGCGAACGGCACACCGTGCCGACCGGGGTCTCGATCGCCCTGCCGGAGGGCTACGCCGCGTTCGTCGTCCCGCGAAGCGGGCTGGCCATGAAGCACGGCCTCACGATCGTCAACGCGCCGGGCACGGTGGACGCTGGATACCGCGGTGAGATCAGGGTGACCGTTCTGAACACCGACAGGTCGATGCCGTACGATATCGCCGTCGGAGACCGGATCGCGCAGCTGATCGTCATGCCGGTCACCCGAGCCGTTTTCGTCCCCGTCGACACTCTGCCGGACAGCCATCGCGGCACAGCCGGCTTCGGCTCGTCCGGCTACACCGTGACCCAGGCAGGAGAACACGCTTGA